The genome window TGctatagcaaaattttgctgATCAACTTAACTTAATTCTTAACGAGCCCCCATACGAAGAAATCAAGCGGGGTGATATCAGgtgaactattaaattttatttaaggataaataaaataaggaatAATTTAGCAcactttgaattttatttaatacgaaaaatatGGGTCGATAGTACTGATATGTACCCAAAGTCGCCGCAAGGTCGGTTTTCTTTAGTacgaaaaaataagatttGATCGTGTAGGTATATACCCAGAGTAGGCTCAAGGTCGAAGAAAGAAAAACTCTAGAAACTGTTTCGGAATTGGTTTGCGAGTTAAATATCGTCACTAGaatcaaaaggaaaaaaaataaatagccgAAAATACGTAAATTAATTGCAACTCAAGACAATGGGGCGTCTGTGCACTCCGCCACAGAACATCCCAGTAAGCAGCCGAAGTGATCCACAATCCCTATAGGACAAGGCGgaatttctcaagaaaaacaattaaatgcAACAATGAACTATAATATGTTCGGATACGTAAATTTGCACGAGTAATCCGCATCCGGCTCGAAAGACCAAATTATCATGGAAGTCAAATTCCTCCGGTGGCCAAGTGTCCACATTCTGAGTTAAAAAATCTGGACCCTTCCACCAAAGATCGAAAGTAGTGAGTTCGGATGGGAGCATCCTTTTGCTACCACAATCGGCAAGATTATCGGTACCAGAGATGTACAGTggatcacaaaaatatttggatgCCGGtctaaacataataaaaaacggTAATTGTTGCAATCCttctaaaaattaagatttcatATGACCCCTTTTTTGGTTCTGAATACTTTGCTATCAGCATGGCAtggaagaaataattttttttataaatcgtatatcaattttaactaattcttcagttaatatcctttttaatgtttctttatttgtaatcTGATGATGTCGAATTTGAACGTCTAATTAAGGCCACACGTTCTCAATGGGGTTGAGATCCGGGAATTGTAGTGggatttttattacatttggaCAATTATACAACCATTATTTCACTATTCGAGCACTGTGCTTAGGGTCATTgtcttgataaaatttaaaccgaTCCAGTAATCCTATTTTctcagcatttttttaagattttgcttTAACAAGTTAAGATAATATATCTTATCCTTTATTTCctcaataaaaaccaattcGCCCACACCTCGCAAGAATATACACCTCCAAACCACTACAGAACCTCCTCCGTGTTTAATTGTGGGacataaattgttattatttagcTCAGTATTTGCTTTTCTCCAAATCATTTGTCTACCATCCgatccaaaaatgttaaatttagattcatcACAAAAAATTACGTGATTCGAGAAATCCTCATCTTCAGAAATCTATTCAGTGGCAAATTAAAATcgaaactttttgatttttcttacttAACCAGGGCTTTTTCCTGGCTACACGACCGTGGAAACCATGATCACAAATACATTTTCGAATAAACTCCGTTGATACTTTCTGTCCATGAAATTTTTCCGTTTTCATTTGCAACTTAGGGGCACTCATTTTAAGATTTTCCCTCATTTTTCGTATAATAAGTAGATAATCTTGTGCGTTGAGAATTCATAGACGACCATGGGGATTCATGGATTACTTCAATGGCTTAATTctatcttcatttttatacttTGATATTATGCCTCCTACCGAgcttttatttagatttaccATAGCAACTATTTTTCAGtatgaataacttttttcacaATTGAAAATCACTAACTGTCTAATCTCGAAACTAATGTTCTTATTTGCGATACTGCCCATTTTTCAGAtgataataaattgcaattcGATAACGTACTGTATGGATATGTATGAAAATGATTCTTGACATAAAAATGActtataaaatagtaaaaaactGTTATCTTGCAAGTAGCTAAACAGCATCTAAATATTATTGTGAGATTAAAAATGTGTGAACATTTTCTAattccataattttcttttgatttcgatggttttatttgaaaatgaaggTCACTTTATGGTAGAAAagatatcttaaaaatttgttattgaatattttttgtctaaTTCTTTCAAATATCCGTTTAAAACGGTAAGtataattaattagatttgctgtccgaatatttttgtgatcaCTGTATCATCGCCTTCGCGgcaatggattttttaaaaaatatcagagcaaaaagcGGCAAtgtagataaatttttaaaaaaagacgaaAACACAATAACTTTGagtattaaaatcaaaatgacTTACGTGTTTTATCTGCActggtaaatttatttattttttgatatcgTTTTAAATGATGAACAAATCGTTCCGTTCCGTTTATCAATTGACCTCGAGTCTTGTACAACTAGGGTCGCCCTCCGGCTAAGTTTTGAGCCTACCAAAAGTTCATAAATATCAGCGAACTCAGATCATCATATTCATCAATAACGTACCTAAGTTATGCTATAGTGGGGAAACGTAcaataattcataaataagtaaaaattcgaaactaatttaatcCATCACTATAACGTACATACAGTAGCAGTCAAAAGTAGAGAAACATTTATACTTGTCGAATTTAtcttgaaacaaataaaataaactaaatcaAAGATATATTTTGGAACACTTAAGGTCTACAGTAAAgcaattttacagaaaaaaatgaacaatactcttatcatatttttttatatggcAAAATTCTTTCATGGACAAGCAAGAGTAGAGAGACATTTGCTTATTGCTCTCACATcgtatttaaaaatcattgtaTGTTTAACTATAATTGTTATACAGTGGGCcgcattaatattcggacaTTGTAGTAGTTAAGCATTTGTTGCTTTTAAAGTAAGctgtttgtaaaattaataaatcccTTGTTGTATAATAAGTTAAATCACACATTCTAGATActcaaaacataatttttattccccTAGATtatccacattttttattaatcaatattaaatgaaatactGCTTAAATTTAACcgagcaaaaatattcggacacatCACATGTCATGCAGTTTGAACGTCCTATTCTGCTGAATTTTTTGCTGGATTACAATGTTTGTAAACATATCTTTAAGCGCTACCTCGCAGAATTACTTTAGCTGTAAAAATGCCATGTAAAGGTAAAAATACGCCGTTTGATATACCCCAACTTGTGATTCATAATCAcgaaaaaggaaaatcttGTAGAGAAAttggtaaattattaaaattaagcaAGAGCATTGTAGCCGATATCATAAAAAGGTATAAGCATGAGGATAGAATACAATCTATCCCTCAAAAAGGTCGTCCAAAGTTATTGGACGATCGTGATAAACGCAATATTATGAAGAAAGTGAAGAATAATCCTGCTATAAGTGTTCCAATATTAGCAGCAGAATTGCTTCAAGAAACTGGAAAGAAAGTTCATGCATCTACAGTACGTcgaataattaatgaaaatgggTACCATGGTAGAATTCCACGGAAAAAGCCATATATCTATGATGTTAACCGAAAGAAAAGATTATTGTTTGCCAATCAATACATTTCTAAAGAATATACTTTCTAAAGGATACAATATGTTTGGTTCAGATGGACATAAACTTATATGGCGTAAAGCCAATGAAGAGCTTCTTGTCAAAAATCTCAGACCAACCCTGAAACACGGCGGAGAAAGTGTTATAGATTGGGGCTGTATTTCGGCTGCTGGAGTGGGCGAATTAGTTTTCATCGATAGAATTATAGacaaaaagtattatttaactcttttgaaagaaaatttaattaaaagtgcTACTAATATGAATATTCGGCAAAGTTTCAAGCTTTATCAGGATAATGATCCGAAACATAATTCGCGTATTGTACAGgaatatttattgtataattgcccaaaaatattatatccTCCTCCATAGTCACCAGATCTAAATCCCATAGAGAATCTATGGGATTACTTGGATCATAAAACCAGAACCTCACCcgtaaaatccaaaaatgagTTAAAACTACGATTGACTGAAGAATAGTCACGTATTCCACTATCatacttaaataattttttttctaatacgTCTAAACGATTGAGATatgtaattaaacaaaaaggaTATCCTACcaagtattaaaattgttaattaaaaagtaataattcgTGAAGTGTCGGAATATTTTTACTCGGTTAAATTTAAGCagtattttacttaatattgaataattaaaaatgtgtataaattaggggagtaaaaattatgttttgagTATCTAGAATGTGTGATTTAACTTATTATAAAACAaggaatttattaatttcacaaaCAGCTTAGGTTAAAAGCAACAAATGCTTAATTACCATACtgtccgaatattaatgcggcccactgtatacagggtatttcaaattcgaccctcaccattgggatctcggaaactaaaggagatacgaaaaagtttaaatggggcaaagttgcgcaatctagtgcttgatcgaataccgttttgaaaattttaattttccgagtacttccggagatatccgagaaaaactaaaaattggagaatccatttttattttttttagcattatttgacaagaaaggttaaattcgtaagcacattttcattgccactttttctcagctacacaatgatatattcaaatttgcgatccgacgtttcgtctttcggctaccatcatctactttattttttcttatgggcgccatattgcatttttcgacaaaaaaatagtgcgtttcattctgatttcgttgatatagaacttctcataatttacttttttaaaagccgaaatatttaaataaaaagaaatattacatagttggccttgactccatcgaaagactttcttttgttcgcgttatatgacagaacttctcaaacgaatttagagcgtgtgcagatttccaatgaaaatgagtttccgaagtgaagaaaaacgagatatgttaagactttattacaaatttgataggaacagtacgaaaacagccTTTTGGTGGTGGCGGATTGATGGTTTGGGGGTCCTTTTCTGGACTTGGTATGGGACCACTTGTAAGAATAAATGGAATAATGGATCGATACAagtatttagaaataataagaGATGTTATGTTACCATATGCGGAAGATAACATGTCTcttaaatggatttttcaacATGACAATGATCCAAAGCATACCgccaaaattattaaatagttttttgccACCAATAATGCCAGTGTAATGAAATGGCCTCCGCAAAGTCCGGACCTCAACCCCATTGAAAACCTCTGGGACAtgatagataaaaaataagacaGGATTATCCAGataaatttacaaacaaaGAAGAACTATTTAGTGCACTAGAAGATGCCTGAAACTCGATTGAGcaggaaataattaataaattattagacTTTATGAAAAGAAGATGTAGTGCAGTTTTACTAAATAAGGGTTATGCAACAAAATATTGATTGaatacatttaattattgaGTTAAAAACTTTGTTCATCTACTTTTGACCGCAtcaagtagattttttttagttatataTGAATGGCTTGatgaattataataaaaattaattaaaactatgcCACTACAGtttacatttataataataacagtttaatttaaatgtaagtAATATTTAGAAAGTATAATGcctaaaagaaatatttctctaCTTTTGACTGCTACTAtatatcagtaaaaattttgaaacaatgaaaaatctgGCAACTGGATCTAGACTGACTTCGTCCTTTTCAAGCGCTAGTGCTCAATGCACTTCGTTgttctttgtcggaggcatattaaaacttatatcgtccttctcccacttatATAATTCCTATGTTCCGACTTGATCTGATGTTACCTATATATGAATACTTCGCGTTGCTGCCCTATATACTTATAGTATAACTTTGTATCATATCTAAAATAGTATAGCTGGTGTTCATCCCAtgaacatataaaaatactgTAACACTGCATGaaacaaatgatttttttattgataatgtTTAACAATTCACTACAAACCAGAAATACATACGTATGCAATTAAGTAACAGCTTCATTTCCTATACTTTATTAGGTAATAGCTATAAAGAGAATAGACAAATCCAGCAAATGCAGATACAACGGTACCCCTATATAAAATACTATCGAAGTACCCGCCTTTTAGATGGACTGGCACACCATTATCTTGCTGGAACAATTGCTGCCTCTTCTGTAGAGCTTGTCTAACTGTAGCCCTGCTGGCTTCAGTGCTGTAGGTACGAGTTAATTGGCACAactacaattattatttacttatttgcCATATTAAAATTCACTGAGTAAATCTCACCTTCACTAACGAGCTTTTTGATGCCATAGTTGATCGGTACGCTATGAAACAAATCGgctattgaatttatttttaattagactTTTCTGGCCAagctatatttaatttaatctaaatGCCAAAAgctaattttgtattaaattacaTACGTATTGCAGTCTTTAATTAAGACAGTATCTCTGTCGGAGTGGCATTGGTTATATTGGTTTGTACGTACATGGTTAGTCCCAAAATTTCACGTACaccttaaaaaattaggttttttgaataatattaaaaaaagacagaGTTTAATTGCCGACTTCTAatataaaactgttttaaaatgttagaTAAAACGTATgctaaattcaaatttgctttagtgtcatatttgttcattttcaacttttaaaacaGGCACCTCTCAAAAGTCTAAGTACAGTTTCAACTTGCTcctaataaattgtttaaactCGCAAAAGAACGAAATTTGTTTAACCCATTAGTGCccataacttttattttgttaaattcttaCAAAAACTACGTTCATGGAGAACCATAGACACTAATTAGATGTATTAATgcatatttcagttttattttaattggaagtacaaaaaaaatggtggCACAttaatgtaaacaaaaattgattttatttttataggacTGCCGAACAAGGTGTGTAgtgtaagaaaaatggaaattgttaTGTTATAAAACAGTGCaagtaaacaaaataaattacttattacAATGCAAACACGTTATGATAATAGCTGTGCATCGCACTGCATATTTaccaatttatgaaaaattactaattataacttttaataaaaatttatgtaatgcAAGCACATCACAAAGAATGCCTTCGCATATATTTAGAAGCGCTaagttcatatattttttggaaaaaaaaattctttgacaCATTTATGTGCCTATGGGCTTTAATGGGTTAAAACCTGTCAATCGTAGAGGTTGCTTCCTTTGTTATTGTATAATACAACATAGCATTATATTCGACAGTATTAGTAATAAGTATTTAAAACGCCCAGCACAGTTCAaacaatctttaaaaattttattaaaaacggTTATCTTGCTGATAAACCCCCCGTGTAGGTTGtcccaaaaaattaagtgatCGAGATtgtaaagaattaaaaaaaatcgcctTTGTTTTAATGGAAGAGTGCCCCGAAAGAAACCACTGATTTCTTAAGTCAACAGAGAAAAACGATTTGCGTTCGCTAAGGAAGACCAGAACAAAACTCTCGATTTTTGGGCAAAAGTTTTATGGACTGACCAGAATAggtttaacatttttggatGTGATGAGAGGGgaaaaatatgacgaaaaaaaaagaagaactGAAAACCAAAAACTTAATGGCAACCGTAACGCATGGTGAAGGGTCGATTGTGGCTAGTGGAGTAGGCAACTTGGTGTTCATTGATGGAATAATGCATAAAGAACTCTATCTGGTTATATtacaggaaaattttaaaccatcTGCAACTATATTCTGCTCGGAGGATGATTGGATCCTTCAACATACAGCTCGGTTTATTAAGACGTGGATCTCACAACGTGCCTATACAGTTTCATTCGCCACCACAATCGCCCGATCTCAAAGCTATCAAGCATGTTCGGGACGAATTAGAAAGAAGAAttcgaaaatatcaaattactAACAAAAATTCCTCGAAAGATGCTTTACAGAGAGCATGAAATGATATCACCCCTTAAATTAGCATGAATTTAGTCAGTTCTATGTATGCCTAGAAACTATTGTAGCTTTACAAGATGGAcaaactatacagggtatttcaaattcaaccctcaccattgggatctcggaaactagaggagatatgaagaagtttaaatgggggcaaagttgcgcaatctagtgcttgattgaatacagttttcaaaattttaattttctgagcACTTCCGTAGATATCtgagaaaaattaacaattggagaatccatttttatttttttagcgttatttgacaagaaaggttaaatccacaagcacattttcactgccactttttctcagctacacgatgacattcAGATTTACCATCCGGCGgttcgtctttcggctaccattatcaactttattttttcttatgggcgctatattggatttttcggcaaaaaaatagtgcgtttcattctaaattcattgatatagaacttcttacaatttacttttttaaaagccgaaatatttaaataaaaagaaatattactcagttggccttgactctattaaaagactttcttttgttcgcgctatatgacagaactcctcaaacgagcttagagcgtgtgcaaatttccaatgaaaacgagcttcagaaatgaagagaaacgagatgTGTTAAGactttaatacaaatttgatatgaacagtacgaaaacagctcaaatgtattttgagctACAGTTAGGCGCAGAACTGagtcaatacttataaaattcgtattaatggtggcataaacaaaatatctaacaagtattcaaaggaaggcttttattttcaaaaagtacattaacattaacattaaaaccatacaaaacatttgccgaaaataaatggggtacatcaaataatcctaaataacATTGGTTCAGTTTTGCACCGTCAAATTCCAGCCATGAACAAAAACGATACGATCGAGAAACTAGTCGACAAACAAGTAGAAACTCGCCATAAAATGCAGTGTGCAGCTAATATAGACGAGTACGAACCATTTAATCGCATATCCTCCGTTAATAAACAtcataattcaaaatctttaaacaatgaagccgatttcaaagtttcaaagaaaactaattaaaaaatcactgatTGATGGAAGATCCACACGGGAAATcgcatttcaattaaatataagtCAATCCACAGTACaaagggtaaaaaataagtgcaaaatttccttaaaaataaataaaggtgGCCAACCAAAAAAGATGTCTGTGCAAGATACTAGAAGAGTAATTAGATATTTGGGCAGTGGTGAAGCCTCTTCGGCCTCCAAAGCAGCCGTGTTGCTGCGAGGGGATACTGGGAAATCGGTGAGCAAATGGACAGTCCAACGAGCTTT of Euwallacea similis isolate ESF13 chromosome 3, ESF131.1, whole genome shotgun sequence contains these proteins:
- the LOC136419787 gene encoding cytochrome c oxidase subunit 7A2, mitochondrial-like, coding for MASKSSLVKLCQLTRTYSTEASRATVRQALQKRQQLFQQDNGVPVHLKGGYFDSILYRGTVVSAFAGFVYSLYSYYLIKYRK